The sequence TGCTGTTTTTCCGCGGCCAGGCGATCAGCCAGGAGGACCTGGTCCGCTTCACCCGGTATTTCGGAAGGCCCGTACCGCACGTGCGGCCGCAACCGGATCGCCCCATCGAGGAGATCTTCGTCATCTCTAACGTGACCGAGGACGGCAAGCCCATCGGGGCCCTCGGCAGCGAGGAAATCCCCTTCCATTCGGACCTGTCCTACCTTCCTGAACCGGGCACGATTTCATTGCTGTACGCGCTGGAAATACCTGACGAGGGCGGCGACACGATGTGGGCGAACGGATATGCGTCCTACGAAGCGCTGGACCCCGACATGAAGGCCCGCATCGACGGCCTTAACGCGGTTCACCGGCACTCCATCGACGCGCTGAATACCCCGGAGCCCACGATGCATCCGGTCGTCCGAATCCATCCGGAGACCGGGCGTAATGTGATCTACGTCAGTCCCCACCTGACGCATCACATCGCGGACATGGAACAGGGAAGCGGCCAGAACCTGCTGGACGAGCTGATCGCCCATGCCACCGATCCTCGTTTCATCTGGCGGCACCGTTGGGCGGTTGGCGACCTGGTCATGTGGGACAACCGCTGCACTATGCACCGCCGCACGCCATTCGACGACCGGCAACGCCGGGTCATGTGGCGCACGCAGGTGTTCGGCGCGGGAACAAGATAGGTGGCGTGGAATCGCGCGCGGTCCGCGGCCGGCCTGTAGTCAGGCGGCCTGGATCAGCAGTACCTCGGGCGACCCGGATCAAGCAGACTGTTGATCCAGCACCACCGGTTCGATTGCGTACCGGTCTTCGCCCTCGCACGAAATCCTGCCCGAGGAGACGTTCGCATCATGATCCAGTGCGATGATCCAGCCTTCGTCGGCCGCCTGTCGGAGCAGGCGCATCTTGGCGACCATGGTATCGTAGGGAAACAGGTCGTAGGCCATGTTGTAGGGTGCCCGCAGGTGGGTCTTCATGGGCAGGATATCGCCTGAGTAGACCGCTTTTGAGTCGCCGGACTCCACTTTCACCAGTTGATGGTACCGGGTATGGCCGCCGGTCACCTCGACACGGATCCCTTCCTCGATCTCCACGTCACCCTCCACCAGGGTCAGCACGCCCCGGTCCATCAGGGGCTGGTAGTTCTCGGGGCGATAGGTGGTCTTCATGGTGCCGTAATCACTCAGGGCGTCCTCCCACTCGCCTTTCTGAACCACATACTGCGCGTTGGGGAAAGCAGGTACGGCCCGGCCCTCCTCGTCCATCCGGGTCGCGCCGCCCGCGTGGTCGAAATGGAGGTGGCTCAGGATGACGAGATCGATATCCTCCGCGGATACGCCCCGGGCCGACAAAGATCCCAGGATGGTGGAACCCGACATCCCGTAGATGCCCCGGTCCCGGTCGGTCATCTTGTCGCCGTAACCCGTGTCGACCAGGATGAGCCGCCCGTCCTTCCGGATCAGCAGGCAGTTCGTATCGTTGGAGATCCGGTTCTTTTCGTCGGGGGGACAGACCTTCTCCCAAAGCGGTTTCGGAACGATCCCGAACATGCTCCCGCCGTCCAGTTTGAATACGCCGCCGCTGACGACAGACAGTTCCACTTCGTGCTCCTTTTGTTAACTCCTTTCTACCGTTTTACATGCCCTCACATAATAGTTGCCGGCCAGGTGAATGTCATGGCAAATGTGCTCGCGCTTTACGCCCTGCGGGATTTCCGTTACATTTAAACGGAAGCGCAGGTTCGTTCCTGACACTTCCTGACCTCTTCGCGGCCGCGCCGTCCTTGATCCAGTTGAATCGCGCATAGTATCCGCAGGTTACCGACATGTCCCTTTACGACTACATCGCCGCCGTGCCGAAGGCGGACCTGCACGTGCACCTGGAAGGGTCCATTCAGCCGTCCACGCTGCTGATGCTGGCGGAACGGCACCGCGTCGACCTGCCGGCGGACACGGAGGAGGGATTGCGTAACTGGTACCGGTTCAGAGATTTCCACCATTTCATCGAGGTCTATGTCGCCATCACGAAGTGCCTCCGCACCGTGGAGGATTTCGAGCTGATCGTGTACGAATTCGGCGCCGACATGGTCCGCCAGAACATACGGTACGCCGAAGTGACCTTCTCGCCGAGCACTCACCTCTGGATCAACCGGGTCGACCAGGACGTGTGGTTCACCGGGCTGACAAACGGACGCCGGCGGGTAAGGGAATCGTTCGGCTGCGAAATCAACTGGGTCTTCGACCTGGTGCGCAACGACTACCCCGAGCGGGGACGGTTCGACTATACGACCGATGTGGCCATCGAGGGGATGGACGACGGGGTCGTCGCCCTGGGCCTGGGCGGGATGGAGGAAGGATACCCACCCGCGCCTTTCGTTCCGTGGTTCGACCGGGCGAGATCCGCGGGACTGCACAGCGCCCCCCATGCCGGTGAGCACGCCGGCCCCGAGAGCATCTGGAGCGCGATCAATGACCTGGGCGCCGTGCGCATCGGGCACGGGGTGCGGGCCATCGAGGACCCCGAACTCGTCGATTACCTGGCGGAACACCGGATACCGCTTGAAATCAGCCCCACGAGCAACATCAGCCTAGGGCTCTACCCCGATGCGGCGTCTCATCCCCTGAAGGCACTCCACGAGGCGGGCGTTACCGTTACCGTCAACTCGGACGATCCCCCCCTGTTCAACACCACGTTGACCGGCGAAGCCAACCTGCTCGCGGACCCCTGGGGGTTTTCCAGGGAAACCATCGACGAAATCCTGCTGAACGGGATTCGCTTCAGCTTCCTGCCGGACGATCGGAAACAGATCCTGGAGACCGAATTTCGCAATGAAATGCGCGCGTTGCGGAGCCGGACGGGCGAACCGGACAAGGCGGGCGAACCGGGCCAGGACGGCTGACCTCGTGGCGACCCTCGCCTGACTCCCGATCAGGCAGGCTGACCTGGACCCTCAGACCAGGTGGCACGCCGCCCTGTGGCCGTTACCCTTGTCTTCCAGTACGGGGACTTCGGTCTTGCAGCGGGCCTCCGCCAGGGGACACCGTGGGTGGAAGGGGCACCCCGGGGGCAGGTTTGCCGGGTTGGGCACGTCGCCCTTGAGGATGATCCGGTCGCGGCCGAGCGTGGGATCGGGAAGGGGCACGGCCGAGAGCAGGGCCCTGGTGTAGGGGTGCAGCGGTTTCGCATACAACTGGTCCCGCGTGGATGTTTCGACGATCCTGCCGAGGTACATGACGGCCACCCGGTCGCTGATGTGGCGCACAACGCGGAGGTCGTGGGAGATGAACAGGTAGCTGAGCCGGAACCGGTCCTGCAGCACCTTGAGCAGGTTGATGATCTGCGCCTGGATCGATACGTCGAGCGCCGAGACCGGTTCGTCGGCGATGATCAGCTCGGGCCGGACGGCCAGCGCCCTTGCGATGCCGATGCGTTGCCGCTGGCCGCCGCTGAACTCGTGGGGATACCGGCGGGCGTGCGCGGGATTCAGGCCCACCGTTTCGAGCAGTTCGGCCACGCGGTCACCCGCTTCAGCCCGTGTGCTCAATCCGTGCACCGTCAAAGGTTCCCTGAGCAGGGCGCCGACGGTCATACGCGGGTTGAGGGAGCCGTAGGGGTCCTGGAACACGATCTGCATCTGGCGCCGCAGCCGCCGGAGATCGCCCTTCTTCATTTCGAAGACCGCGTGCGGCCTGCGCGCATCCCCCTCTTCGAGGGCCGTATGGAACGTGGCCGTTCCCGCGGAGGGATCGACCAGGCGCAGGATCGCCCGTCCGATCGTGGTCTTCCCGCACCCGCTTTCGCCCACCAGGCCCAGCGTTTCGCCCCGTTCCAGGGTCAGGTCGACCCCGTCGACGGCCTTGATGGCTGCCCGGTGGCGCCGCAGCAGTCCGCCGCCCACGGGGAAGTGTTTCTTCAGTCCCCGGACCTGCAGTAACATTCCATTTCCTTCAGCCATACGATTAACTCCGCTATACCGTCTCCGCCTGCACGACCCGCTGCCATTCGCCGCAACGGACCAGGTGGCGGCCTTCCACGTCCTTCAGCGCCTGCGGCCGGCCGCAGGCTTCCACCGCGAAATCACAACGCGGGGCGAAGCGGCATCCCGCCGGAAAGCCCACGGGATCCGGCACCGTCCCCTCGATGGTCGAAAGCTCCTCCGAACCCGAACTCATGGTCGGCACGGAGGCGAGCAGTCCGCGGGTGTAAGGATGGCGGGGACTGCCGAAGAGCGTTTTCACGTCGGCCCGCTCCACGACCTGCCCCGCGTACATGACCAGCACCTCGTGGGCCATCTCGGCCACGATGCCCAGGTCATGGGTAATCAGCATGAGGCCCATGCCCCGTTCTTCCTGCAGGCGGCGCAGCACATCGAGAATCTGCGCCTGGATCGTAACGTCCAGCGCCGTGGTCGGTTCGTCGGCGATCAACAGCTTCGGGTCGCAGGAAATAGCCATGGCGATCATCGCGCGCTGGCGCATGCCGCCGCTGAGTTCGTGGGGATAGCTTTCGGCCCGTTCTTCCGGCAGCGGGATGTCCACCAGGTCCAGCAGCTCGACGGTCCGCCTCCAGGCCTCCTTCCGGTCCGCGCCGCGGTGAAGGCGGACGGCCTCGGCGATCTGCTCGCCGATGGTGAATACGGGGTTCAGGGACGTCATGGGTTCCTGGAAGATCATGGCGATGTCGTTGCCCCGTATGTCCCGGATCTGCCGGTGGGAAAGCTTCAGCAGGTCCCTGTCCTCGAAGAAGATCTCTCCTCCGGCGATGCGGCCGGGCGGCTGCGGGATCAGTCCCAGGATGGAGTAGGCCGTCATGCTCTTGCCGCACCCGGACTCGCCCACGATACCAAGCGTCCGGCCGGTCTCCACCTCGAAGCTGACGCCGTCGACGGCTCGCACCACGCCACTCTCGGTGTCGAAGTAAGTCTTCAGGTCGTTTACGCGCAGGATCGTGTTCGGCATGGGTCCCTCATGCGTCTCTCATGCGGTTCCGCGCTGCCTGGGGTCCAGGGCGTCGCGCAGTCCGTCTCCCAGCAGGTTGTACAGGGTGACCGTGATGAAAATGGCGAATCCGGGCACGATTACGAGCCACCAGGCCGCGATATTGCTGCGCGCTCCGGCCAGCAGCGATCCCCAGGTGATGACCTCGGCGGGCACGCCGATGCCGAGGAAGCTCAGTCCCGATTCGGCCAGGATGGCGCCGGCCACGCCGAAGGCCGCGGGGATCAGCACGGGCGCGATGGCGTTGGGCAGGATGTGCACGGCCATGATGCGCAGGTTCGAACAGCCCAGGGCACGCGCCGCCGCGATGTAGTCGAAGGCCCGGACCTGGAGGAACTGGGAGCGGGTCAGCCGGGCGATGCCCACCCATCCCGTGAACCCGATGATGATCATGATCCAGAATAGGCTCGGTGGGAAGAAGGCCGCCGCCGTGATGATCAGGAAGAAGGGCGGGATCGCCGCCCAGAGTTCGAATACGCGGGACAGGATCAGGTCCGTCCACCCGCCCAGGTATCCCGCCAGCGCACCGAGCCCCACGCCGATGAGCAGGGAAATGCCCACCGAGACCAGCCCGATGGTCAGCGAATACCGCGTACCGTGAATGAGTCCGGACAGCACGTCGCGGCCCAGCCGGTCCGTGCCGAACAGGTGGTCGCTTCCCGGACGCTCGTACCGGGCGCCGAGGCGGATCTCGTCCGGCGCGTAGGGGATCAGGGGAAACACCGCGTCGCTGTACGCGTACCGCTTGAAGTTCCTCCGCGTCCGCAACTCCTCCGGCCAGTCCATCAGGCCGGTGTACACCGCGTATTGCCTGAACGCCGGGAAGTAGGTCTCTCCCTGGTAGACCATGTAGTACGGCTTGTTGCCGGCGATCAGGTCCGCGGTCAGCGCGAGGACGGCCATGGCCACGAGGACGTAGAGGCTGTAGAGCGCCGGACGGTTCTTGCGGAACTCCTTGCGCGTCAGCCGCCAGAAGCTCTCGCCGCCCTCGTTCATCACGGCATCGGCCGGCGTGCCGCTCACGCCATCGGCCGGCGTGCCGTTTAAGGCTTCATTGTCGTTAAGGTTGGACGAGTCCGATCCCACCGCCGGTCTCCTTCACAGTGAATTACTCCTTCCCAATGCCGGTCTCCTATCCCTGCAACTGGTCGAATGTGATCCGCGGATCGACGACCTTGAGCAGGATGTCCGCGACCAGGATGCCCAACAGGGAAAGCAGGGAACCAATGGTGAAAAGCGCCATGACCATGGGGTAGTCCCTGGTCAGCACCGACTCGAAACCGAGCAGCCCCATGCCGGGAATGGTGAATATCGTCTCGATGAAAACCGATCCAGCGATCAGGGCCGGCAGCAACCCTGCGGACGTGGTCACGATCGGGATCAGCGAGTTGCGGTACACGTGCCGCAGGATGACGACTTTCTCCGACAATCCCTTGGCCCGGGCGGTCCGCACGTAGTCCTGGCGCAGGTTCTCCAGCATGCTCGTCCGCATGAACCGGGAGATCGTCGCGAAGCTGATGTAGGCGGAGGCCAGCACGGGCAGGAACATGTGGTACAGGTGGTCCGTGAGGAGCCGCCAGAAGTTCCACTCGCTGGAGGCGTCCAGCGACTGTATGCCCGAGGCCGGGAACCAGTACAGGAACTCCCGGTTGCACAGGAAGATGATCAACAGCATGCCCACCCAGAAGGAGGGCATGGACCACAGGACGAAGGTACCGGTCGTCAGCATCCGGTCCGTGAGGGTGTTCTGCTTGACCGCGAGCCAGACGCCGAGGGGCAGGCCCACCAGGTAGGCGATGACGATCGCGATGACGTTGATCTCGAGCGTTACGGGCAACCGTTCCATGACCCGGCCGATGACGGGCTGGTTGTCCTTGAAGGATCGGCCGAAATCCAGCGTGACGAAGCGGTGCCCCGCGAGTTTGAAGAGTTCGATCCCCGCACCCCGGTAGGCATAGTTACCCGCCGCGCTGAAGGTCCTGCCTTCCCAGAAAGAGGACCGTTCCAGTTCGCCCGCTTCCTCTGGAGCGATATCCCGGGCAAGGACGAGGAACCGCTCTTTCTGCTCTGCCCGGTCCAGTCCCGTCAGCGCACGACGTTCCGACGCTTCGAGCCGTTCCAGCAACCCGTCCGCCCGCAAGGCGCTCCGGTCGAATGCGCTGATGGTCTCGACTTTCAGGAACAGCGCCGTGACCCAGTTGAAGTATTGCACGTGGACCGGCCGGTCCAGGCCGAGCTGCCTGCGGAGTTCCTCGCGGGTCTTTTCGATGTCCTGCTGCCGGTCGGACGCGAGCCCCTCGCCGCCGGCCACGCCGCCGAGGAACAGGTCCACGGGATCGCCGGGAGCCAGGTGCATGATGAAGAAGGAGATCACCGTGATCCCGACGAGCGTAGGGACCATGAGCAGCGAGCGTTGAAGGATGTAACCGAGCATAGGAGAACGTGCCCCCCGCCGGGTCATGGCCGGTTCAGCGCGTCATCACGGGTATGGACAGGGGCCGGAAACGCGCTGCGTTACTGGTACATCCGGTCGGTAGGCTCTACCCACCACTCCTGGTTCACGGCGCCTGCCGGATACCAGTTGACGCCCTGGAAGCGCCGGCTGTACGCACTGGCGACACGCGATTTCCAGAGAAAGGTATAGGGTTGTTCCTCGTGGAGGATCTCCTGGAACCGGCGGTACAGTTCGATCCGCCGGTCCATGTCGAATTCCGTTCGGTAGACCTCGAGGATCTCATCGGATTCCGCATTGCGGAAACTTACGAAGTTCGATCCGTTACCTTCGATCTGGGACGAATGCCAGATCTGGTAGGAATCCGGCGGAAAGCGCAGTCCCGTTCCCCCGCTCCAGCCGAGAGTCACGGCCGCGAAATCCTTGTTCTTCACCCTTTCCAGGAATATGGACCAGTCCAGTTCGCGGACCTGGCAGTCGATGCCGAGGTCCTCCAACGCGCTCTGTAGCGTCAGCGCAATATCTTTCCTGAGCTGATTGCCCGAGTTGACGAGAAACTCGAAACGGAAGGGGGTTCGCTCACCGTCGATCTCCCTGTCGAGGATCCCGTCGTTGTCCGTATCCGACCAACCGGCTTCGTTCAGCAAGGCCAAAGCCCGTTCCGGGTCGTAGGCGTAGGGCTGCAGGTCGTGATTGTACTCGGGCCGGAACTTGTGAATGGGACTTTCGACAGTTTCCGCGAGCCCGAATAGGAGGTTACGCACCATGGATTCCCGGTCGGTGAGGTGGGTCATCGCCTGGCGTACCCGACGGTCCCGGAATATGGGGTGTTCGTTGTTCCACCCGATATAGACGTATCCTCCCGCATACTGAATACCCTTCATGAACCGGTCCACGAAACCGGGGGACCAGCTCTTCTCCTTGAATTCCAGGGGTTTCATTCCGTGGATATCGAGGTTGCCGTTGGTCAGTTCGATGAAGGCGGCGTCCAGGTTGTTGATGATCTTGAAGACGACCCTGTCCACGTGTCCGGCGGGGGGGATTCCTTCCACGTCCCGGCCCCAGTAGTTCTCGTTGCGGGTGAGCACGACCCGCTGGCCCGTGACCACGTCGTCCTCCCAGTCCGCCACGTAATAGGCCCCGCTTCCCAACATGCGCCGGTTGAAATCCTGGTTGAACCTTTCGCCGAACTGCCGTACCCGGTCCGCGTGTTCCCCCGCTTCCCAGCTACCGTCGATGAGGCTGCCGATCGGCACTGGATCGAGCAACCCGTCCGGATCGTAGAAGTGCCGCGGGAGGATATCGAAACCGCCGAGGAAGAGATCGTTCAGGATGTAGGGTTGGCGGCATTCGAAACTGATCTCGTATTCCCCGAGTTTCCTGACGTCCTGAATGGAGGAGTAGTAGTTTCTGAGGTGAGGTGCCCGTACCGTGGGCGTCTGGATGACCTTCATGCTGAACAACACGTCGTCCGCCGTCAGTTGAACGCCGTCCGAGAAATGGACGTTCTCGCGAAGTCGGAAGGTATAGGTCAGCTTGTCGTCCGATACGGCGGGATAGTCCACCGCAATGAAACCCCGCTGCGCGTAGGGTGGATCGTACGCCGGCTCCAGCAGCGATTCGAAGACGTAGGTATGGACCTGCGTGGCGCCCTGGTCGCTCGACGTGTAGGGATTGAAGTTTTCGGGATCGGAAAGCGCGTGGCGCACCATCCAGTCTCCGTACCGTGGTTCGTCCATGCCCGCGTACTTCAGCGCGGCCTTCTCCGTACCATCCAGCACGACCGTATCCCTCGATTCGGACAGGATCGTCTGTACCTTGTTCCAGGGATCTTCCGTGGTTTCGCCGCCGCCGCAGGCGATCTGAGAGGCAAGCAGGCAAATGGCTGCGGTCGTTGCCGCGGTACCCATGGTCTTATGCATGATGTGATACCTCCAGGCATGTCCAGTGCACGATGCATAACCCGCATACAGTCCGGTGGTCCTCCGGGCAGCTACCTGCCCAGGCCCTTCTCCTCGAAATCGATGACGATCTTGATGCACTCGCCCTTGCGTCCGGTGGCCATTTCGAAACCTTCCTGGACCCTGGCGAAGGGCAGTTTATGCGAGATCATGGGCGAAACGTCGACGCGGCCCTCGCCGATCATGCGCATCGCGCTGGCGAAGTCGATATGGATATCCGGTCCGACCGAAGTCGTCAACTGGATGTTCTTGCGAAAAAGATCGAAGATGTCGGCCGTGTACTGCGTTGTCTTCGGGACGCCGAAGTTGATGAACCGCGCATTACGCCGGGCCAGTTTGACGCACAGGTTGAAGGTCTCTTCGACACCCACGACTTCGATCACCACGTCGGCCATCCGCCCGTCCGTGATTTCGGTCACGGCCTCCACCGGATCGGTGCCTGCCGAGTTCACGGTGTGGGTCGCCCCCATCTCCTTCGCGGCAGCGAGCCGGTTGTCGTGCTGGTCGATACCGATAATCAGCGCCGCGCCCAGGTTACGCATCATGGCCGTGAAGAGCAGTCCCATGGGGCCCTGGCCGACGATGGCGACCTCCGCGTTGAACCAGTGGCCCAGTTTGCGCAGGCAATACAACACGGTACCCAGGGGCTGGGCCATCAGAAGCTGCTCCTGGGGCAGTCCCTTCGGCAGCGGCGTCACGGACGTGCCCAGTCCGAGGAAATACTCGGCCATGGCGCTAGAGCCGGAGGGCAGGGCCAGGACGAGATCCCCTTCCCGGCATCCGTTCGACCAGGACTTCTCGATGACGCCTATACTCTCATGGAGGGAAACGCCCGGCGGCGCGGGGTAGTTCGCCGGACCCGTGAAAAGCGGATGGTCGCTGCCGCAAATGGCGGCGTTTACAGTTCGAACGAGCACGAGGTCCTTCAGCCCGTCCGGATCGGTCCGTTCCAGCGCGAGGTCCGGCCGTTCGGCTTCCACGATTTCGATGCGTTCCCGTTCGACGACCTGTCCCGCTTTCATCGGATTTCCTTTCCGAATACAGACGTATGTTTCCTGACAACCCATTGGTGCGACTGCATGCGCCGGCTACTGATCCAACCCGGGACGCCCGGACGCATCTTCCTGAATGTACCCGACCGGCGGGTATTGTCAAACCGAAACGGACGGGGCTGCGCGGGGTGGACCGTCAGGGTCTGTCATCACCGATGTAGATGTCGAAATAGCCCGTGTTGTTGCCCCAGAAGGGGTATTCGCCGTCACGGTCGCGCTTGATGCCCTTGAGCCAGGGTTTTCGCAGCGAAGCCTTCATGCCGTAGTAGAGAAACACGGCGCCCACGTCATCCGCGAGAATCCGCTGGGCCTGGTCGTACAATCGGAACCGCCGGGTCGCGTCCATTTCCGATGCCGCCTCGTCGACCAGGCGGTCGAATTCGGCGTTGATCCAGGGATGGCGGCTGTATCCGGCGGGCTGGGACCGCCACACCATGGCGAGCATGTTGTTCGGGTCGGGATAGTCGTAGTGGTACTGGATGAGGCTGAAGGGAATCTTTCGCTGGTACTGGGCGGTCCGGTAGGAGATGTTTTCGACGACCCGTATCGTCATATCGATCCCCAGGTGGGATTTGAGCATCTCCTGTATGGCCTGGCCGACCTGCTGCCGGCCCACATTGTTGATCCACATCTCGATCCTCGGAAACCCGCGTCCCTCCGGGTAACCCGCCTCGCGCAGGCGCTGTCTCGCCCGTTCCGGGTCGAAGCGCTGAATGTCCCGGTACTTGCCACCCGCGTAGCCGGGAAACCCCGGCGGCAGCATCGACCAGGCCGGCATGCCCATGCCCTGGAGCAGCACGCGGCAGATGGCCTCCCGGTCGATCGCGTGGCTGATCGCCTGGCGCACCTTCAGGTTGTCGAAGGGGGAAAAGTCCGCGTTGAAGAAGAGGAAATGGGTCATGAAATCCTTGCTGACGTGCAGTTCCCTGGACAGCCCCGGATGGCTCCGGATGCGCGGCAGATCGATGGGGGTAACGTCCTGCTGGTCGATCTCGTCGTTTTCGTAGGACAGCGTGCCGCCGGCCATCATGCGGGTATCCAGGAATTTCCCGATGATCCGCTCCACGAATCCCCTGTGGGGGCCGTTATAGTTCGGGTCCAGGACGAATTCGAAGCGGGCGCCGTGATCCCAGGACGCCAGTTTGAAGGTGGAGTTGGTCACGAAACGGCCGGGTTCGGACCAGCCCGGACCGTATTTTACCACCTGCCAGCGAGGCACAGGAACGGAGGTGGGGAAAGAGGCGATGTAGGGGAGATAGGGACAGGGAAGCGTGGTCCGGATTTCCAGTGTGTGGTCGTCGATGGCGCGGACGCCGACTGAATCCGCATTCCGGGTCTGTCCCTGGTTGAAGGCCTTCGCGCCTTCGATTTCATAGTAGAAGGAAGCATTTCGATTCGCGCTGGCCGGATCGACCATCCGCTTGAAGGCATACTCGAAATCGTGGGCCGTGACGGGCCGGCCGTCGCTCCACTTCGCGCCGCGGCGCAGGTGGAAGGTCCAGCGCGTTCCGTCGGGCGACGCCTCCCATCGATCGGCCGCCGCCGGCGTGAGTTCGTTGTTGTGATCCAGCCGGGTGAGGCCTTCGAAGGAAAACACCGCGCCGGTCGCCTCGTAGACGGCGATACCGATATCGAGCGTCGTGGGTTCGGGCAGGTGGAAGGAATAGACCTGCCCCTCGAGGGGCGCCGCGTCCGGCGGCATGGTTTTGCCCACCGAATTGACGGGCTGCGCCGTGGCCACGGACTGTACCGTGGCTACGGGCTGGCCTGAGTCGTTTTGAGCGACTTGAAAAACAGGAAGGAAAAGCAGCAGAAAACACAGCAGAAGGCCGGGATTCATGCGTACCTCCCCGTGGCTGCGCAGGTCTGAAACGCCATTCCCTGCCTGACCATATCCTGCCTGACCATTCCCGGCCTGACCATTCCCGTGCTATCCGGCAAAAATGGCGCGGTTGGAGATCCCCGAGCGGTAAGACGCCTGTTGAATGCCGCCGATGAACTGCGCGGTGCGGCCCGCCGGCGCCGATCCTTCGTACCACGCGCTGAACGACGCATTGAACTCCTGTATCCAGGCCCGGTTCGCTTCGGTGTCGTCACCGGCCACCACGTAGGCGTTGTTGAAGATGCCGTCCTCTTTGAGTCCGGTTCC is a genomic window of Gemmatimonadota bacterium containing:
- a CDS encoding peptide ABC transporter substrate-binding protein, whose translation is MNPGLLLCFLLLFLPVFQVAQNDSGQPVATVQSVATAQPVNSVGKTMPPDAAPLEGQVYSFHLPEPTTLDIGIAVYEATGAVFSFEGLTRLDHNNELTPAAADRWEASPDGTRWTFHLRRGAKWSDGRPVTAHDFEYAFKRMVDPASANRNASFYYEIEGAKAFNQGQTRNADSVGVRAIDDHTLEIRTTLPCPYLPYIASFPTSVPVPRWQVVKYGPGWSEPGRFVTNSTFKLASWDHGARFEFVLDPNYNGPHRGFVERIIGKFLDTRMMAGGTLSYENDEIDQQDVTPIDLPRIRSHPGLSRELHVSKDFMTHFLFFNADFSPFDNLKVRQAISHAIDREAICRVLLQGMGMPAWSMLPPGFPGYAGGKYRDIQRFDPERARQRLREAGYPEGRGFPRIEMWINNVGRQQVGQAIQEMLKSHLGIDMTIRVVENISYRTAQYQRKIPFSLIQYHYDYPDPNNMLAMVWRSQPAGYSRHPWINAEFDRLVDEAASEMDATRRFRLYDQAQRILADDVGAVFLYYGMKASLRKPWLKGIKRDRDGEYPFWGNNTGYFDIYIGDDRP